The Ananas comosus cultivar F153 linkage group 4, ASM154086v1, whole genome shotgun sequence region ACGGTCAAATTGTGATCTAGTCTATAATGTGGTTCGATTCAGTTCTTTAAATCAAATGAGTCAAAAATCATTTTGAACGGTGCGAACCGACGGTTCAATCATCCAAGCAGTAAATCTGTTTGGTTTTAATCAAACCGgtcagaatttttttattaaatcatattaaaatccaacaacttaaaattaatctaactaattttattttttattagtttgtAAAATTATGTCAGACTGATTTGTTTGTATAAATGACGGACAAATATCGTACGAGTATTTTGTCAAACGGATATTAGTTCCGTGACAAGAGATATTCACATGATATAAGTAATGACATAACTATTAGTTGTTCCTAGCACATGCAAGTTCCAAGCCATGGAACAATATGCTATTAATGAAACATAACATTATTAAAATTGTAGATCAAAATACTATGTATGGATGATCTGAATTGTCTAAACAAAGAATTCTTGAATGGCCACTGCATTACATTGATTTACAATGATTTATTTGAACTAGCTAATATCTAAGATAAGAAAAAAGGTCcaaatcaatttatttttttctgttttttttttccgccaattcaactttaattaaaagttttaagaCATGAAAATAATATGCTGtatttctctttatatatatatatatatatatatatatatatatatatattataagttgagctagaatactatcgatagtaaacgagccgttttactacctatttgttttcgatgatagagcttccaaattgacgattggctctgttgaacatgatctataccacttgaagtgtttagaaatcaaatttcaaatcttttcgacatcatttgcctaatgatcaaagggtttcaaaatttataattttaatggtcgataagaggcgttttctcgtttaacggcataaaaatatccaaatcaattgaatttttgttagaaaattctttaaactatttaaaacaagatctatactcttgatcttgattacaagactcctatcatcattttttaaagaatatttattttcagccattcatttttttgttcacttgatggacaaaagaacagtatcgaaagtgcgtgaaatttgatttctagctAATTTAAATGTTTAGAtctatttaacggagccgatcgtcaatttgaaagctatatcatcgaaaacaaatcgatagtaaaacggctcgtttactatcgatagtattctagctcaactctctcctctctctctctatataaatatatatatatatatatatatatatatatatatatatatatatatatatatatatataaaactaataaaaagaaattcatttttagattaaaaGATTGTAAAATCTAAATCTACTTTTTGAGTGTATCTCGGGCTTTGACCGCAGTTGATCAGCGACCCACACGTGTCGTTTCGCACGCGCCGAGCGTCGCTGTATATGCTCGTCACGTGTTGTCCCGAAACACGTACGATGATGCATGCATCATCATGATCCTCAGCATCATCATCAGAGCATCGGACGGCCGATACTGCGCGAGGGCATTTCGGACAATTCGCATGGGAACCGAAGACACACCCCGCTAGGCAACGGCCCGGCGTTCGAACGGGACGGATGTAGTACACGCATTACTTTGAGATTGGTGCGCTATATTTATGTTACGTTACGTTACGTTACGTTACGTGACTATACTCTTCATCATGGGGCTGTTCGTGTGATCATCGCGCGAATCTCAAAGAATGACGTGTATAAAACTTACATGCACtgcaaattatttaattttagttttattatctaaatttttaatttatttgatttgaattagttaacgacacattgattttaaaatttaaattaattatttattttgataaagtTATAATTATGAGTATTGTATAAAGTATACTAAAtatatctgtaaaaataaataatgcattcaaattttaaagttaaactGATGTTggctgattcaaatcaaataaattaaaaaattggttagtaaaattcaaatattgaaagattagataactactataatttaaataagttcTATAGGTTTTGACCTTAACTTTTTTCATGCTTCTCTAAATTGAAAATTATCAGGAGTGTATTTgtatatgtttttcttttttttttttgaaaaatagatagcacgctacccgcttcattcaatagATAGGTGAATTAGGCTACATGAGTGAGGTATCCAAGgcctcagaaaaaaaaaaaatgcagaggAACTCGACTCTGGCTAGACTTGACCGCTTTTCTTGTCTCGACGGAATGGGATAAAGAATTTTCCCTAACCAAGGTTGAAGCCCTTCCTAGAGTAACCTCAGATTATTGCCCTATCCTTCTATCTGGGGAAAACAGTGGCTCAGGAAAACGGAAGTATAATCTTTTTCGCTTTGAGGAAGTCTGGCTAAAGCCATGAGAATTTTGTCTCCAAACTACCAGAATGGTGAAGGGAAGGTAATTGGAAAAAGGCGGCCGTATTAACATTCACAGAAAAGTTGAGACATTATCGTAAGATAATCAAAAAATGGTGTGCGACGGAGTTTTACAGCATTAGAGGCTAGAAGAATAGCCTTATAGTGTATTTGTATATGTTAGGGAGCTTTTAAAGCTATTGGTGATAGTTTTTTATATTGAGAAAAGGACTTGggttaataaattttatttttagaaggttATTGGtggtatttttaaattttggaggAATATTTATAATACTTAGCAGTTTTAGAGGGGTTGTTTGAAATTATTCCTAGTTTCTGACTTGTATTTTGTTTCACTTTGGCCTGTAACCTCTTCTTCCGTATGCGCCGTTCATCGTGTCgaattcaacaaaaattgatGAGATTTTGAATGATTATAATCAACTACAAAGAAGAATATATTAATGTTAGAAATCTGATATTaaagttaacttttttttttaaaaaaatagagaattactaaattcaaaattaaaagtggAGGACTGAAATGGCACGTAGGTGAGAGTTCAGGGACTAATGATGCAATTTACCCGACGAGGACCGAagaatcttctctctctctctctctctctgctgctAATCTCCCGCTCTCTTATTATTATACTCCCCTTTTtcctgtttctctctctccctctctcttcccgTTCTGCCCCCACCCACCAaactctcctccctcctccaacttctcctcttcctctcatggtttagagagagagtgagtgagtgagtgagtgaggaGTGAGAGAgggtttttaaattattttctttattttctcttctcttctcttctcttctcttctcttctcttctctctcaggGGAGGGttaatttggtaattaaataagcaaaatggcggcggcggcggcggcgcattTTAGCGCGGGGCGGTGCGCAGCGgcgcttctgcttctgcttctgcttctgtgCTTATCGTGCGCCGCCGGGGGGAGGGCGGCGCGGGAACCGAGGCGGCGCCGCGGGGAGCTGCACCGCCACCTCGGGCGCCTCAACAAACCCCCTCTTAAGACCATTCtggtaaatttcttttttttttaagaaaaattaaatataaaattagttttctaattttttctttctcttttttttcccccacatttttgcatgatttttgtTTGCTGGGGTTTTGAAAGAGTATTTATTGAgtggtttatttatttatgtattatattattttaattttttttgcgtATCTGTTGCTCAGAATTTTCTGTgctgatatcatattaatttatatgatatttttattttctgacaACTTATGTCATcatagatgatttttttttcacattaatattcaaatttatattcaacaagaaaaattattttcttagcTTCAATTGGGGTTGGTTTTccattttttgtctttttctttaaattttttctacaccaaaaaaaaaaagaaaatcatccACCCATGGTTTCTTTGTAAACACTTTTAACTCAtatctcaactttttttttttgtttttgtttttttatatgttGGGGTACTTGTGTTACTTTTCACTGTTGATGAATTAATGATACTTATATGATTCTatcactctttttttctttgtttttgttttttgaactACAATGATAttattcccaaaaaaaaaaaaaaaaaaaaaaaaaaaaaaNtttaaaaaaaaaaaacagagccCAGATGGAGACATCATAGACTGTGTGCATGTCTCTCATCAACCAGCTTTTGATCACCCTTTCCTCAAAAACCACACTCTCCAGGTACAAAAATCCTCAGCCCCTTTAATTTACACTCTCTTTCCATAccatttttaaagtttaaagtttaaagttcaAATCCCTCCTCACTGTTTCTGATATTTGCAGTTGAGGCCAGCATTCCACCCAGGAGGGCTAATGCAAGATGATGAGAGCAAGTTTAAGATCACAGCATCATcaggtgaaaagaccaaaaagcccaTGACTCAGCTGTGGCATCAGAGTGGTGAGAGTTGCCCAGAAAACACCATTCCCATTAGGAGGACCAAGAAGCAGGACTTACTGAGGGCCACCTCTTTTAGGAGATATGGGAAGAAGAAGCACAATAGCTTCCCAAGCCCCATGTCTGGTGATCCTGACCTCCTCAATGAGAGTGGACATCAGGTACAACTGGGTTGCCTttgcttttgcttctgcttctgcttctgctttcagCTGCAGCCGTTTTCGGCGGATCGAGCATAAGTTGGTAAAGATAAAAGTTTGTGTTGGCTTAAATTAGCCAGCATCCTGTCTTGTAACGGAAGATCACATCATATCAGATTGGGTATGTTTAAAGTGACGTTAGGCTGGTTTggtcgagtcacaattgagattCGGAAGTATTGTGTCTGTATTTTTTAAGTgaattatttgtatatttataaccgctcgagcttttggaattaatagttaacgccaacgatccgacagttTGAAGCTTTTTAAATAGGGGAAGATTCTTAAGCTATTGGGAGATCTTAACATGGTACTTCTTCAAAAATCATTTTATCGACCAACgaaagaataataaataatggCACGAACGGTGGAAGAGATTCCAAATAAAATGTGTATTAGCCTTCAATTTTTAGTTTGGTAGTGCGCCTTTCACCTTAGTCAGACTCCTTCGCATAGAAGGAGAACTTGCTTTTTAATGAAGTGATTCTCTACTTTGCTTGATTCTCTAATGTCTTTCTTTGATCTTTATTTCATATATTACCCTAttcttttattatctatttatgttttttttttgccttttttgggGGTTTTGTAGCATGCAATAGCTTATGTAGAGGGAGACAAGTACTATGGAGCAAAGGCAACCATGAATGTGTGGCAACCAAAGATTCAACAAACCAATGAGTTCAGCTTGTCTCAGATATGGATCTTAGGAGGCTCCTTTGGACAAGACCTCAATAGCATTGAAGCAGGGTGGCAGGTAACACACACATCCCTTGTCCAACTCTTTTCTTAATAAATGCATCAAAAAGTGCTCATAAGTTTCAGTTTCTGAAAACTCATCTCATTTTgatggttttgtttttttttggttggtaaAATAATTTCAGGTTAGTCCAGATCTTTATGGGGATAACAATACAAGGCTGTTCACCTACTGGACTGTAAGTCACAGATCCTTTCCACTGCTCTTCTCTCGAGttcttttgcaattttttgttaggataatatgtaatatacccttcaaaccaaaattcttttgttgattttaaaaaaattctttcaaatttctcatttttctccGGGATTTTCAGATGGGATTGggttttagaagggtattttggATACTGagggataaatttgaaaattttcaatagtAGTAACAGGCTCCCCCTTTTTTTCCAAGTATATTTTATCACCTTAAGATATGCTATAGATGAGTTGGCATTGTCTTGAGTTATGTATTTATAAGtctatttattgtttttttggGTTGATTAAACTTATTGGTCCCTAatctaaaccctaaattttttttaaaatttttttgttctcaATCAAATTCACCATGATTCTACATTGATGCGGTTATTTTATCGGAATCAACGGTCACTTTGATGGTAGGGGTAGGGACTCAATCGAAGCAACTAAAAAGCATGAGGaaataaattgtaaaaattaagaAGTTAGGAATCAAAGTAAAAGCCCTTTTT contains the following coding sequences:
- the LOC109708466 gene encoding uncharacterized protein LOC109708466; this translates as MAAAAAAHFSAGRCAAALLLLLLLLCLSCAAGGRAAREPRRRRGELHRHLGRLNKPPLKTILSPDGDIIDCVHVSHQPAFDHPFLKNHTLQLRPAFHPGGLMQDDESKFKITASSGEKTKKPMTQLWHQSGESCPENTIPIRRTKKQDLLRATSFRRYGKKKHNSFPSPMSGDPDLLNESGHQHAIAYVEGDKYYGAKATMNVWQPKIQQTNEFSLSQIWILGGSFGQDLNSIEAGWQVSPDLYGDNNTRLFTYWTSDAYQATGCYNLLCSGFIQINNDIAMGATIYPISGYGSPQYDISLLVWKDPKEGNWWMQFGNGYVLGYWPSFLFSYLAESASMIEWGGEVVNSQPGGEHTATQMGSGRFPEEGFGKASYFRNIEVVDGANNLRAPGDVGTFTEQSNCYDVHTGKGGDWGNYFYYGGPGKNPNCL